One Luoshenia tenuis genomic region harbors:
- a CDS encoding phospho-sugar mutase: MDFQKRYDTWCQASWIDAQAKAELLAIAGDPAQIEDRFYTDLEFGTAGLRGVIGAGTNRMNEYVVARATQGLAETILEADADAAKRGVVIAYDSRLYSDVFARIAAQVLCQNGIKTFLFDELRPVPELSFAIRYLKCISGIVITASHNPPEYNGYKVYWEDGGQLPPEPAAVVLQHINAIEDYGSVKRMDVEQAKAQGLLEIIGAQVDDAYIAAVKELAVAPERTAAIADDFTVIYTPLHGSGNKPVRRILKEIGVKNVHVVPSQEKPDPTFPTVVAPNPERSDVFTEAIQMAQELDADIIIGTDPDADRLGLVVKDEQDRYFPLTGNQIGVLLLHYILEAKKQKGVLPANGAVVKSLVSTPMAAAIAADYGVELFDVPTGFKFIAEKIQQFQTTGDYTFLFGFEESFGYLSGTKVRDKDAVNAAMLAVETAAYYKQRGMTLYQGLQELYEKYGYFVEKVDSYTFTGVEGMQKIRSIMEYLREHTPASIGSFFVAAVRDYLSGVRTVPGDGSEQPLSDKAGNMLYYELSGRAFSVIRPSGTEPKIKIYYAVSGKTAQQAQQQLQDMQSGFKSILKGYID; the protein is encoded by the coding sequence ATGGATTTTCAAAAACGTTATGATACGTGGTGTCAGGCGTCCTGGATCGATGCGCAGGCTAAAGCGGAGCTGTTGGCGATTGCGGGGGACCCGGCACAGATCGAAGATCGGTTTTATACGGATCTGGAATTTGGCACGGCGGGCTTGCGGGGCGTGATCGGCGCCGGCACCAACCGGATGAACGAATACGTGGTGGCCCGGGCCACCCAGGGGTTGGCTGAAACGATTCTGGAGGCGGACGCGGATGCGGCAAAGCGGGGCGTGGTCATCGCTTATGATTCCAGGTTGTATTCTGACGTATTTGCGCGCATCGCTGCGCAGGTGCTCTGCCAAAATGGGATCAAGACCTTCTTGTTTGACGAATTGCGCCCTGTGCCGGAATTGTCGTTTGCCATTCGCTATTTAAAGTGCATTTCGGGTATCGTCATTACGGCTAGCCACAATCCGCCGGAATATAACGGCTATAAAGTCTATTGGGAGGATGGCGGGCAGCTTCCCCCGGAGCCGGCGGCAGTGGTGCTGCAGCATATCAACGCGATTGAGGATTATGGAAGCGTCAAACGGATGGACGTTGAGCAGGCTAAAGCGCAGGGGCTGCTGGAGATCATCGGCGCGCAGGTGGATGACGCCTATATTGCAGCGGTAAAGGAATTGGCCGTGGCGCCGGAGCGCACGGCGGCGATCGCAGACGATTTTACGGTAATTTATACGCCGTTGCACGGTTCTGGCAACAAGCCGGTTCGCCGTATTCTTAAGGAGATCGGGGTCAAAAACGTGCATGTGGTTCCCTCCCAGGAAAAGCCCGATCCGACGTTCCCCACGGTGGTCGCCCCCAATCCGGAGCGCAGCGATGTCTTTACCGAGGCGATCCAGATGGCCCAGGAGCTGGATGCGGATATTATTATCGGCACGGATCCGGACGCAGACCGGCTGGGGCTGGTGGTCAAAGATGAGCAGGACCGCTATTTCCCGCTGACGGGAAACCAGATCGGCGTGCTATTGCTACATTATATATTAGAAGCGAAAAAACAAAAGGGCGTGCTGCCGGCCAATGGCGCGGTGGTAAAGTCCCTGGTTTCAACGCCCATGGCCGCGGCCATCGCCGCAGATTATGGCGTGGAACTATTCGATGTGCCCACGGGATTTAAATTCATTGCCGAGAAGATTCAGCAGTTCCAAACGACGGGGGATTATACTTTCCTGTTCGGCTTTGAGGAGAGCTTTGGCTATCTGTCCGGCACAAAAGTACGGGATAAGGATGCGGTCAACGCGGCGATGCTGGCGGTAGAAACCGCGGCTTATTATAAGCAGCGGGGGATGACGCTGTATCAAGGCCTGCAAGAGCTGTATGAGAAATATGGCTATTTTGTTGAAAAGGTGGATAGCTACACCTTTACCGGCGTAGAGGGCATGCAGAAGATCCGCAGCATCATGGAATATCTCCGCGAGCATACGCCGGCATCGATTGGCAGCTTCTTCGTGGCCGCGGTGCGGGACTATCTTTCGGGGGTGCGTACGGTTCCGGGAGACGGCTCTGAGCAGCCGCTGAGCGATAAGGCGGGAAATATGCTGTACTATGAGTTGAGCGGACGCGCATTTTCCGTCATCCGTCCGTCCGGCACAGAGCCGAAAATTAAGATCTATTATGCCGTTTCCGGGAAAACGGCGCAGCAAGCGCAGCAGCAGTTACAGGATATGCAATCGGGCTTTAAGAGCATATTGAAGGGTTATATCGACTGA
- a CDS encoding aldo/keto reductase, producing the protein MSIVYYTLHNGVTIPSLGFGTYKLQDTEQARDCVAYALRAGYRSIDTAALYKNETGVGQGIRESGLKREDIFVTTKLPNDRHGYDEALRTFDESMARLGLDYLDLYLIHWPGKDRYVETWKAFEKLYREGRVRAIGVSNFLPHHLETLRQQTEIMPMVNQIELHPYLWQREAIDYCQGHGILVEAWSPLMRGGAAFTEPTVSAISQKHGRTNAQVILRWELQHGIRVIPKSATPARILENSDLFGFALDQDDMAAIDALERDGRTGAHPDEFLF; encoded by the coding sequence ATGAGTATTGTTTACTATACCTTACATAACGGCGTCACCATCCCCAGCCTTGGTTTTGGCACTTATAAGCTGCAAGATACCGAACAGGCCCGGGACTGCGTGGCTTACGCGCTGCGCGCAGGCTACCGCAGCATCGATACGGCGGCGCTTTATAAAAATGAAACCGGCGTAGGACAGGGCATCCGTGAAAGCGGCCTGAAGCGGGAAGACATTTTCGTGACCACTAAATTGCCCAACGACCGCCATGGGTATGATGAAGCGCTGCGTACTTTTGACGAAAGCATGGCGCGCCTGGGGCTGGACTATTTGGACCTTTATCTGATCCATTGGCCCGGCAAAGACCGCTATGTGGAGACCTGGAAGGCCTTTGAGAAGCTCTATCGCGAAGGGCGGGTCCGGGCTATCGGCGTATCCAACTTTCTCCCTCATCACCTGGAGACCCTGCGCCAGCAAACCGAGATCATGCCTATGGTCAACCAGATTGAACTGCATCCCTATCTGTGGCAGCGCGAGGCCATCGATTACTGCCAAGGCCATGGTATCCTTGTAGAAGCCTGGTCCCCCCTGATGCGGGGCGGCGCCGCTTTTACAGAGCCCACGGTCAGCGCCATCTCACAAAAGCACGGCAGAACCAATGCTCAGGTGATCTTGCGCTGGGAGCTGCAGCACGGCATCCGGGTCATCCCCAAATCTGCCACGCCCGCACGCATTCTGGAAAACAGCGATCTGTTCGGCTTTGCGCTGGATCAGGATGATATGGCGGCCATCGACGCGCTGGAGCGCGACGGGCGCACAGGCGCGCATCCAGATGAATTCCTCTTTTAA
- a CDS encoding aldo/keto reductase — translation MEKIAFGSTGMMVTRTSFGALPIQRVDRETAKRILRKAYDAGINFFDTARGYSDSEEKIGYALSDVRQNIYIATKTPAKDKAGLMKDLETSLRMLKTDYIDLYQLHNPADLPDPEDPNGLYQGLLEAKKQGKVRHIGITAHKPANAHAAIDSGLYESLQFPFSSLASDGDIELTRKCKAAGMGFLAMKGLSGGLITNAASTFTFIRQFENVVPIWGIQKESELDEFIALAANPPLLDDEMKAVIERDRKELAGAFCRGCGYCLPCPVNIPINMAARMKGLITRSPYARFISKSFQAEMARIDSCINCGHCKNHCPYGLDTPALLKKQLSWYREFVQAHQDEVTE, via the coding sequence ATGGAGAAGATCGCATTTGGTTCTACTGGCATGATGGTCACGCGCACTTCCTTCGGCGCGCTGCCTATTCAACGGGTGGATCGGGAAACGGCCAAGCGCATCTTACGCAAAGCCTATGACGCGGGGATCAATTTTTTCGACACGGCACGCGGCTATTCCGACAGTGAAGAAAAGATCGGCTATGCTTTGAGCGATGTGCGCCAGAACATCTACATCGCTACCAAGACGCCGGCAAAGGACAAAGCGGGGTTGATGAAGGACCTGGAAACCAGTTTGAGGATGCTCAAAACAGACTATATCGACCTTTATCAGCTGCATAATCCTGCTGATCTGCCCGACCCCGAGGATCCAAACGGGCTTTACCAGGGGCTGCTGGAGGCCAAAAAGCAGGGTAAGGTCCGGCACATCGGCATTACGGCGCATAAACCCGCCAATGCGCACGCGGCTATCGATTCCGGATTGTACGAAAGTTTGCAGTTTCCCTTTTCTTCGCTGGCTTCCGATGGCGACATCGAGCTGACCCGCAAATGCAAGGCCGCGGGGATGGGCTTTTTGGCTATGAAAGGCTTGTCGGGCGGCTTGATCACCAATGCCGCTTCCACCTTTACCTTTATCCGCCAGTTTGAAAACGTGGTGCCCATCTGGGGGATACAAAAGGAGAGCGAGCTGGACGAGTTTATCGCGCTGGCGGCTAATCCGCCTTTGCTGGACGACGAGATGAAGGCCGTAATTGAACGGGACCGCAAGGAGCTGGCCGGCGCGTTTTGCCGGGGGTGCGGCTACTGCCTGCCCTGTCCGGTCAATATCCCGATTAATATGGCCGCCAGGATGAAGGGGTTGATCACCCGCTCGCCCTATGCCCGCTTCATATCCAAGAGCTTTCAAGCGGAGATGGCGCGGATCGACTCGTGTATCAACTGCGGACACTGCAAAAACCACTGCCCCTATGGCCTGGATACGCCGGCGCTGCTGAAAAAGCAGTTGAGCTGGTATCGTGAGTTTGTCCAGGCCCACCAGGATGAGGTGACCGAGTAA
- a CDS encoding DUF1858 domain-containing protein gives MAKITKDMIISDILKLDQRTIPVLMNAGMHCIGCPMSAGESLEQACMGHGINVDALVEELNKLFAE, from the coding sequence ATGGCTAAAATCACCAAGGATATGATCATTAGCGATATTTTGAAACTCGACCAGCGCACCATCCCTGTGTTAATGAATGCCGGGATGCATTGCATCGGCTGCCCCATGTCCGCGGGCGAGTCTTTGGAGCAGGCCTGCATGGGCCACGGCATCAATGTAGACGCGTTGGTGGAAGAGCTCAACAAGCTGTTTGCGGAATAA
- a CDS encoding rubredoxin, with protein MAKYVCSICGYVYDEEVEGTPFDQLPEDYECPLCGAGKDAFEQED; from the coding sequence ATGGCTAAATATGTTTGCTCGATTTGCGGTTATGTTTATGACGAAGAAGTAGAGGGTACGCCTTTTGATCAGCTGCCCGAGGATTATGAGTGCCCGCTTTGCGGCGCCGGCAAGGATGCTTTTGAGCAGGAAGACTAA
- a CDS encoding FprA family A-type flavoprotein: MKAVQPKKIADGITYVGAADPNLRVFDVIMSTEYGTTYNSYFIEGTKARALVEVVKEGFGDEQIAALQEMTDLASLEYIILDHTEPDHSGAFYKLLDAAPDATVVATRAGMTLARELANRPFKEMIVKDGDSIDLGGKTLQFIMAPFLHWPDTMFTYVKEDKALISGDVFGCHYGLAPAQYDDEVKDDISQVRAYYFEVIMSPFKPYMLKAMDKLDGLAIDLILPSHGPLMRGAAVGEAIALMRKLSAPDTAALNRAFVAYVSSYGNTKKLAETIAQGLQDAGVEVDLQDLTQISLEDALAKAANSGALIVGSPTFNRDALPPVWQFLTSLSALANRDKVGAAFGSYGWSGEAAPMIEERLRSIGLKIVQPAARAKLRPSQKELEGAKALAAAVAEKMKK, encoded by the coding sequence ATGAAAGCAGTTCAGCCTAAAAAAATCGCGGATGGCATCACTTACGTTGGGGCGGCAGATCCCAACCTACGGGTATTTGACGTGATCATGTCCACCGAATATGGGACAACCTATAATTCTTATTTTATCGAGGGCACCAAGGCCCGTGCGCTGGTCGAGGTCGTTAAAGAGGGCTTTGGCGACGAACAGATCGCGGCGTTGCAGGAGATGACGGACCTGGCCTCTTTAGAGTATATCATCCTGGATCATACCGAGCCGGATCATAGCGGCGCGTTTTATAAACTGCTAGACGCCGCGCCGGATGCCACGGTGGTCGCTACCCGCGCGGGTATGACGCTGGCCCGGGAGCTGGCCAACCGCCCGTTTAAAGAGATGATCGTTAAGGACGGCGACAGTATCGACCTGGGCGGGAAGACCCTCCAGTTTATCATGGCGCCCTTCCTCCACTGGCCGGATACCATGTTCACCTATGTCAAAGAGGACAAGGCGCTGATCTCCGGCGACGTATTTGGCTGCCACTATGGCCTGGCCCCCGCCCAGTACGACGACGAGGTGAAAGATGACATCTCCCAGGTGCGCGCCTATTACTTCGAGGTGATCATGTCCCCCTTTAAGCCTTACATGCTCAAGGCGATGGACAAGCTGGATGGGCTGGCGATCGACCTGATCCTGCCCAGCCATGGCCCGCTGATGCGTGGCGCCGCCGTTGGAGAGGCGATCGCCCTGATGCGCAAGCTTTCCGCCCCGGATACCGCGGCGCTAAACCGTGCCTTTGTGGCCTATGTGTCCTCTTACGGCAATACGAAAAAGCTGGCGGAGACCATCGCCCAAGGCCTGCAGGATGCCGGCGTGGAAGTCGATCTGCAGGATCTGACCCAGATCAGCCTGGAGGATGCGCTGGCCAAGGCGGCCAACAGCGGCGCGCTGATCGTAGGTTCGCCCACCTTTAACCGCGACGCGCTGCCTCCGGTCTGGCAGTTTTTGACCAGCCTTTCCGCCCTGGCGAACCGCGACAAAGTAGGCGCGGCTTTCGGTAGCTACGGCTGGTCCGGCGAGGCGGCCCCCATGATCGAGGAGCGCCTGCGCTCCATAGGCCTTAAGATCGTTCAGCCCGCGGCGCGCGCCAAGCTGCGCCCCTCCCAGAAGGAGCTGGAAGGTGCAAAAGCGCTGGCCGCAGCCGTTGCCGAAAAAATGAAGAAATAA
- a CDS encoding 1-phosphofructokinase family hexose kinase, whose amino-acid sequence MVLTVVLNPCVDKTLWVEKLTLDLVTRAGRMDLQSGGKGTNVARVLSRLGTPCRCLALTGGIQGQWYATLAREEGIDLIPVPVSGQTRCITTMVEEGTFRQAAFAEPGARVSEAEWQAFFQAFDAQLPDTDWVVLQGSLPSPELSWVYRELIERAHASGSRVWLDSRDEGLTQCIEAGPDFIKPNEQELSQLLSVRKAAGPEQLLGTVPNIVLSRGEQGASWLSSQCELSQSVFPVEAVNPVGSGDSFTAGFLHGLSRGYTREDTLKLACLLGALNASQWRAADFTRADVESALKRYELTLAL is encoded by the coding sequence ATGGTATTAACCGTTGTACTCAACCCCTGCGTGGATAAAACGCTATGGGTGGAAAAGCTAACGCTGGACCTGGTCACGCGTGCCGGGCGTATGGATCTGCAATCCGGCGGAAAGGGCACCAATGTAGCCCGCGTGCTCTCCCGCCTGGGTACGCCCTGCCGTTGCCTAGCGCTGACGGGCGGCATCCAGGGCCAGTGGTACGCCACCCTCGCCCGGGAAGAGGGGATCGACTTGATACCCGTACCCGTCAGCGGGCAGACCCGCTGCATCACCACCATGGTGGAGGAAGGCACCTTCCGGCAGGCCGCCTTTGCCGAGCCGGGCGCAAGGGTGAGCGAGGCGGAGTGGCAGGCCTTTTTCCAGGCCTTTGACGCCCAACTACCCGATACGGACTGGGTAGTCCTTCAGGGCAGCTTGCCCTCTCCGGAGCTTAGCTGGGTCTATCGAGAGCTGATCGAGCGGGCGCACGCATCCGGCAGCCGGGTGTGGCTGGACAGCCGGGATGAGGGCTTAACTCAATGCATTGAAGCGGGGCCGGATTTTATCAAGCCTAACGAGCAGGAGCTATCACAGCTACTATCCGTCCGCAAGGCAGCCGGGCCGGAGCAACTGCTGGGTACCGTCCCCAACATCGTGCTCAGCAGGGGCGAGCAGGGGGCCAGCTGGCTAAGCTCGCAGTGCGAACTGAGCCAAAGCGTGTTTCCGGTAGAAGCCGTCAACCCTGTGGGCAGCGGCGATTCCTTCACTGCCGGCTTTTTGCACGGCCTTTCCCGCGGCTATACGCGGGAGGATACGCTGAAGCTTGCTTGCCTGCTGGGCGCGCTCAACGCATCTCAGTGGCGGGCGGCCGATTTTACCCGCGCGGATGTGGAAAGCGCCCTAAAGCGTTACGAACTGACCCTGGCATTATAA
- a CDS encoding methylated-DNA--[protein]-cysteine S-methyltransferase — translation MEISIVQMDSPLGKLRIAAGAECLTVIDFEQTHWLEFGLEKGLYTEVAREFPLAGETARQLEEYFAGTRKQFQLPLKLTGSAFRVCVYEALCRIPYGETRTYGEIAKELGKPTAARAVGGANHVNPLPIVVPCHRVVGAKGLVGYAPGLDKKAYLLDFERAHR, via the coding sequence GTGGAGATATCGATCGTTCAAATGGATTCCCCATTGGGGAAGCTGCGCATTGCCGCGGGGGCAGAGTGCCTAACCGTGATCGACTTTGAGCAGACGCATTGGCTGGAATTCGGCCTGGAAAAGGGGCTTTATACGGAGGTAGCGCGGGAGTTCCCCCTGGCGGGAGAAACTGCGCGTCAGCTGGAGGAATATTTTGCCGGCACGCGCAAGCAGTTTCAATTGCCGCTGAAGCTCACGGGCAGCGCGTTTCGCGTATGCGTGTATGAGGCGCTTTGCCGCATCCCCTACGGCGAAACGCGGACCTATGGCGAAATAGCCAAAGAACTGGGCAAGCCCACGGCCGCCCGGGCGGTGGGCGGGGCGAACCACGTCAATCCCCTGCCCATCGTGGTGCCCTGCCACCGGGTGGTAGGGGCCAAGGGACTGGTGGGGTACGCGCCGGGGCTGGATAAAAAGGCGTACCTGCTGGACTTTGAGCGCGCACATCGATAG
- a CDS encoding alanine--tRNA ligase, with translation MISANELRQKFLDFFVEKGHTRIPSASVVPDNDPTVLFTTAGMHPLVPYLMGEKHPAGTRLCDVQKCIRTGDIDDVGDDSHLTFFEMLGNWSLGDYFKADSIRWSWEFLTDPKWLGLGPERIAVSVFAGEDGIPRDDEAADIWRQAGVPEERIFYLPRENNWWGPAGQTGPCGPDTEIFYITDKEPCGPDCSPACDCGRYLEIWNNVFMQYLKTADGQYLPMEHKNVDTGMGLERTIGVLCGAKSVYETDLFTDIIARIESLSGKKYGESPEITRAMRIVADHLRSATFILGDDKAVTPSNVDQGYVLRRLIRRAVRFGMQLGMPDDAPQAIAEVIIAQYQDVYDELRRHHDAIIDELGKEVTRFQRTLRQGMREFEKIFKRIKQFLDNLDKFEYVLPNPDNVEQATRLAKQIGSNLRPLPEFEMLQNAVARMRQGFELIASASDDLKKARDGIAAIDGQQAFRLYDTFGFPIEMTVELARENGLIVDEDGFKKAFAIHQQKSHAGAEQRFKGGLADHAVETARLHTATHLLLGALRKVLGDDVYQRGSNITAERLRFDFSFGRKVTKEELAQVQQLVNEAIKADVPVVCEEMTVDEAKAQGAMGIFESKYGEKVKVYTIEGYSKEICGGPHANRTGELGEFIIKKEESSSSGVRRIKAILKYDN, from the coding sequence GTGATCAGCGCCAATGAGCTGCGCCAAAAATTCTTGGATTTCTTTGTGGAAAAGGGACATACCCGCATCCCCAGCGCCTCCGTGGTGCCGGATAACGACCCCACCGTGCTCTTCACCACGGCGGGCATGCACCCGCTGGTTCCCTACCTGATGGGGGAAAAGCACCCCGCCGGCACCCGGCTGTGCGATGTGCAAAAGTGCATCCGTACCGGGGATATCGACGACGTAGGAGACGATAGCCACCTGACCTTTTTTGAAATGCTGGGCAACTGGTCCCTGGGCGATTATTTTAAGGCGGATTCTATCCGCTGGTCCTGGGAGTTTTTGACCGACCCCAAATGGCTGGGTCTGGGCCCAGAGCGGATCGCCGTATCCGTCTTTGCCGGAGAGGACGGCATCCCCCGGGACGACGAGGCCGCCGACATCTGGCGTCAGGCCGGCGTGCCGGAGGAGCGGATCTTCTACCTTCCCCGCGAGAACAACTGGTGGGGCCCCGCCGGACAAACCGGCCCCTGCGGCCCGGATACCGAGATCTTCTACATTACCGATAAAGAGCCCTGCGGCCCGGATTGCTCCCCGGCCTGCGATTGCGGACGCTATCTTGAGATTTGGAACAACGTGTTTATGCAGTACCTCAAGACGGCGGACGGGCAGTACCTGCCCATGGAACATAAAAACGTGGATACCGGCATGGGCTTAGAGCGCACCATCGGGGTGCTGTGCGGCGCTAAATCGGTCTATGAGACCGATCTGTTTACCGATATTATCGCCCGTATCGAATCCTTAAGCGGCAAAAAATACGGCGAATCTCCCGAGATCACCCGCGCCATGCGCATCGTGGCCGATCATCTGCGCTCGGCCACCTTTATCCTGGGCGACGATAAGGCCGTGACCCCCTCCAACGTGGACCAGGGGTACGTGCTGCGCCGCCTGATCCGCCGGGCGGTGCGCTTCGGCATGCAGCTGGGTATGCCCGACGATGCGCCTCAGGCCATCGCCGAGGTGATCATCGCCCAATATCAGGATGTCTACGACGAGCTGCGCCGCCATCACGATGCCATCATCGACGAGCTGGGCAAGGAGGTCACCCGTTTCCAGCGCACATTGCGCCAGGGCATGCGGGAATTTGAGAAGATCTTCAAGCGCATCAAACAGTTCCTGGACAACCTGGATAAGTTTGAATACGTGTTGCCCAACCCCGATAACGTAGAACAGGCCACCCGGCTGGCCAAACAGATCGGCTCCAACCTGCGGCCTTTACCTGAGTTTGAAATGCTGCAAAACGCCGTGGCCCGCATGCGGCAGGGCTTTGAGCTGATCGCCTCCGCTTCAGACGACCTGAAAAAGGCCCGCGACGGCATCGCTGCGATCGACGGGCAGCAGGCCTTCCGCCTATACGACACTTTTGGTTTCCCCATCGAGATGACGGTAGAGCTAGCCCGCGAGAACGGGTTGATCGTCGACGAGGACGGCTTTAAAAAAGCCTTTGCCATCCATCAGCAAAAGAGCCATGCCGGCGCGGAACAGCGCTTTAAGGGCGGCCTGGCGGATCACGCCGTGGAGACCGCGCGGCTGCATACCGCTACCCACCTTTTGCTTGGCGCGCTGCGCAAGGTGCTGGGGGACGACGTGTATCAGCGCGGTAGCAATATCACTGCCGAGCGGCTGCGGTTCGACTTTTCCTTCGGCCGTAAGGTGACCAAGGAAGAGCTGGCCCAGGTGCAGCAGCTGGTCAACGAGGCCATCAAGGCCGACGTGCCTGTGGTTTGCGAGGAGATGACTGTGGACGAGGCCAAGGCGCAGGGCGCCATGGGCATTTTCGAGTCCAAGTACGGCGAAAAGGTCAAGGTCTACACGATCGAGGGCTATTCCAAGGAGATCTGCGGCGGGCCGCACGCGAACCGCACCGGCGAGCTGGGCGAGTTCATCATCAAAAAAGAGGAAAGCTCCTCTTCCGGCGTACGCCGGATCAAGGCGATCCTCAAATACGATAATTAA
- a CDS encoding mechanosensitive ion channel family protein, which translates to MENWFSVTNSAITFLPWDLQIPYAAILKGVLGIVIIFIVAKVLNKAGARIIYACFHRRKLPFGQTPDARLDTTSTLIISIWRYVVYFFAIIAILGVLGLGQAATSLLATAGIGGIAIGLGAQDLFKDVINGFFLLFEDQFRVGDYVTIGSFTGTVESISMRVTQLRCFRGEVVTIPNGGIEQVVNLSRGNSLALVDVKIPIEGDVEQAIALLQDVAAAWADEQGEALPKPPEVVGAVDIGGEGVTLRLVSTTQPLGHWEAERRLRVLIKKRFEQAGMPFAVERRQLVPAPAKEETK; encoded by the coding sequence ATGGAAAACTGGTTTTCCGTAACCAATAGCGCGATCACCTTTCTCCCCTGGGATCTTCAGATCCCCTATGCGGCTATTCTAAAGGGCGTATTGGGGATCGTGATCATCTTTATCGTGGCCAAGGTGCTAAATAAAGCGGGGGCGCGCATCATCTACGCCTGTTTCCACCGCAGAAAGCTGCCCTTTGGCCAAACGCCGGACGCGCGGTTGGATACCACCAGCACGCTCATAATCAGCATCTGGCGGTACGTGGTCTATTTTTTCGCCATCATCGCGATTTTGGGCGTATTAGGGCTGGGCCAGGCGGCCACCAGCCTGCTGGCCACCGCTGGCATCGGCGGCATCGCCATCGGCCTTGGGGCGCAGGATCTGTTTAAAGATGTGATCAACGGCTTTTTCCTGCTGTTTGAAGATCAATTCCGCGTGGGGGACTATGTCACCATCGGCAGCTTTACCGGCACGGTAGAGTCCATCAGCATGCGCGTTACCCAGCTGCGGTGCTTTCGCGGCGAGGTGGTCACCATCCCCAACGGCGGTATCGAGCAGGTGGTCAACCTCTCGCGCGGCAATTCGTTGGCGCTGGTGGATGTCAAAATACCCATCGAGGGGGATGTGGAACAGGCCATCGCGCTGCTGCAGGATGTGGCCGCTGCATGGGCGGACGAACAGGGCGAGGCCCTGCCCAAGCCGCCGGAGGTGGTGGGCGCGGTGGATATCGGCGGAGAGGGCGTAACGCTGCGCCTGGTCTCAACCACCCAGCCTCTGGGGCATTGGGAGGCCGAGCGCAGGCTGCGCGTCCTCATCAAAAAGCGGTTTGAGCAGGCCGGCATGCCCTTTGCCGTGGAGCGGCGCCAGCTCGTGCCCGCCCCAGCCAAGGAGGAAACGAAATGA
- a CDS encoding DUF951 domain-containing protein codes for MIASYGLHDVVQTKKSHPCGSDRWEIIRVGADIKIRCCGCRRIVMLPRNEFEKRVRKVFPAAAESEGNKA; via the coding sequence ATGATAGCGTCTTATGGTCTGCACGATGTGGTGCAAACGAAAAAAAGCCATCCCTGCGGGAGTGACCGCTGGGAGATCATCCGGGTGGGCGCCGACATCAAGATTCGCTGCTGCGGATGCAGGCGGATCGTGATGCTCCCCCGCAATGAATTTGAAAAGCGCGTGCGCAAGGTTTTCCCTGCCGCGGCGGAAAGTGAAGGAAATAAAGCATGA
- the lepB gene encoding signal peptidase I, protein MNDIQEPKGTGSEPNLDQPTTRVAKLEKRKRKSRLREGLDWVITLVLAMALAFFLRLYVVEFITVEGPSMEPTLVSDERVLIDKGIYNLFCTPQRGEIVVTHFPGEKDIFIKRIVGLPGERLEIRGGQVYIDDQPLEEPYIAAPMLQDYDEIVIPEGHYMVMGDNRNNSHDSRASVVGPIPRDLIVGRAVAISWPLDAWRGLLP, encoded by the coding sequence ATGAACGATATACAAGAGCCAAAAGGCACCGGCAGCGAACCGAACCTCGACCAGCCCACCACAAGGGTGGCCAAGCTGGAAAAGCGCAAGCGCAAATCCCGCCTGCGCGAGGGGCTGGATTGGGTCATCACCCTCGTGCTGGCTATGGCGCTGGCCTTTTTTCTGCGGCTATACGTGGTAGAATTTATTACGGTAGAGGGGCCATCCATGGAGCCTACGCTGGTTTCGGACGAGCGGGTGCTGATCGACAAGGGGATCTATAACCTCTTTTGCACCCCGCAGCGCGGGGAGATCGTGGTCACGCACTTCCCCGGCGAGAAGGACATCTTTATCAAGCGCATCGTCGGCCTGCCGGGCGAGCGGCTGGAGATTCGCGGCGGCCAGGTCTATATCGACGACCAGCCCTTGGAAGAACCCTATATCGCCGCGCCCATGTTGCAGGATTATGATGAGATTGTCATCCCCGAGGGGCATTACATGGTCATGGGGGATAACCGCAATAACAGCCACGATAGCCGGGCCAGCGTGGTCGGCCCCATCCCGCGGGATCTGATCGTGGGCCGGGCGGTAGCCATCTCCTGGCCGCTGGACGCGTGGCGTGGGCTTTTGCCTTAA